ttttcattgttccttcCTCCTTTGAAGGATTGTAAAGAAACACGATCTCAATTGCCCTCATCATCCCTTGATACatgacatttttcattttctctATTGTTTCTTGACACTAATTTACACTAAAATGTCAGAATCCCTTTCAGTATTAtgcagtactgtacagtactacATAATAATGTAAGATGTACATTATCATTACCGTATTTATTTTTGGTAATGTCATACTGTACATAATTTATCAGTTATCCACCGTTTTGGATATTTGCAGTAGGTCTTGGAaggtgtatgggggggggggctactgtatatatgtatattacaGGCTGATAAATTGGCTCATAAAAGGTGCAATGGAAAAACCCACCTACCTCTCTATTTTTTTTAGTGAAAGAACTTTACTAATCAAAATAATACCCTTCTAGTTAAAAACAATTCCTAGTACTTTGGAGGGCACAAAATTTATgtttcacattaaaaaaaaaagtttgcaaGAGTTCGTCATTTATCTGAGATTTTCATGTAAAATATTCAAATACTGCTCTACCTTTGGTTTGTGATGGATTCTTTGCTGAATTATAACAAATAGCAAAAAAGTTCTGCAAGAATCGCATCACGCATCACCATCCAGCAGCACTGTTTGTATCTGTATATGTCATATAGACCTTCAAGGGACCAATCCACAACAGAAGCATTCTGTGCTCAGTGACAGCCCCTAAACTTCATATCAGGTGCAAAATACAGTGGCTGTTGGAATGCAGAATGATCCATTTTTATAGTTTATTGTCAGGATCAGTCCCTGCCTCGTCCATCATTAaaccatttggccagcaggtgtcgctggtcatctcGTTCTTTTCTCTGTGTTTCCTAAGGTGCAGCATCTTTCCCAGTTCCTGTTGTAGTCTCATGGCTCCCTGGGTCACTGTGTAGCTGAATGGACTGAGTGTGCACCAGAGAACTAGGCACTCCAACCATTGTGGGTTGAAGGCTGGCAATAAACCAGTTTATATTATAGCACACTTAGGATGGCATAGTGGCTCGGTGTCCAACCATGGTTCAAGTCTCCACGCCGGTCACGTGTCTGTCGTCCTCCATGTGATGTCGTgcagtttcctccaggttctctggtttcccctcacaatccaaaaacataaGGTGATTTGAATTTGTCAAACTGTTTGTGGGTGTGGCTACATGTGTGTTCCCCACAAAGGGGTTGGtggcatgggcgtaaattacgggggggatgggggggttgtagccccccccccaataaaacaaaacagctaatacaaccccccccaataatcatgtttcccctgtaatgggtggagacctcaacccccccaatgttccagacAAAGTTACGCCATTGGTAGGTGActcatcctgggttatttcctgccttgtgccagtagcttccaggacaggctccagaGCCCTGCCACCCTGCATAGGATGGAATAGTAtcaaaaatggatggatactagatttattttactgtgaagCAGTAAACCTTATTAAACTAGGGCTGATTCTGCAACAGATTCATCAGGCCTTTCAACTCAGGTATTTGGAGTTTATATATCCTGGTTAGGGTTCCCTAAAGCTTATTCTGAACCCACGGGGCACAAGTACAGCCAAGATGGGACTACAGTCTATCACAGGCAGTTTGCTAATGAGTAAGTTAGACATACCAGTGAACCTAGCTTTACCATTCAGGGGGGAAACAGAACACATGTAGGGAACTTACACACAGGGAGCACACGTAAACTCCACACCCCCACAGAGCAGAGTGGGAGGAACCCCAGACTTGGACATGTGGGACTATCTGTAACATCATGTCACCCCAAGATGTCAGTGAAGAAGCAAAGTAACATCAAAACAGGAAAGTGTCTTAGTGACATTTCTCCACCTACAGTCTGGTGATAATTAGTCACTTACTTCAGACACAGGCCTGTAACACGTGAACCACATCGGTGAGTATTCTGATTTAAAGATGCTGTGATTACAGTCTAAACACTTAGCTGAATTACTACTATACGTGAGATATGTTCTAAAAAATATATCAAGACATTTTGTAACAAAGTTCCCATCAGAAAGAGGCTCAGTAATATATCACCTGAAGCATAAAACAGCCTTATGGTGAGAGAAATGTCATTCTTAGCTTGTGTTGCATCTCCATAGTGTGATGGAGCTTccaataactactaatcgaatCGCATATTATATCAAAGTATAATCTCCATTTCATGAAGTGTCACCAATGTTCATATCAGAAAAATTCTTCAAGGATCCGAGCATATTTCTTCCTGACCTAAATATCCACACTTGTGAGAAACATGAGAAGTACAAATCCTAAAGATATTCAGAAGCAGAATGtatggaaaaaattaaacacacacacacacacaagaggaAGCTCTAATCAAAGTTCTAATCACAACTGGGAGGTTTGAACAAAAAACTACACAGATGTATGCGAGACAAGTGCTAAACTATGAACTAACATTTGATTGTGGTTCATAATCAAATATTAGTGTGTTGTTCCTTTACTGCAGTAGATCCCACTGACCAACTGGTTAGATTTGATGTTATATATGATGTTATATAGTTAACAGTACCTGTGCCACTACTTTTTTATGGATGATTCAGCAGGTGTTTCATACAAAGGTTGATTTGGTTGTGGTATTTCCTCTGCTGGTAAAGGTGAATCAGTAATGTTTTTGGTCAAGTCATTTGTATCAGATGTTTTATTGGAAGTATTTAGCGTGTATTTTTCAGTTCTGTTTCTGCAAAAGGGGCTGAAAACATCAACACGACTAATAAATTCACCAGCCGACAACGCAGTCCTCcctcaaaggggggggggcaatgtcaTTAATCCCAATTTCTTAAATTTAAAGGATACAACCTATCACAGTTTAAAAGACTCaatgacatttttattaaaagcgCCAAATAAAACCGAACCTCTGTTGTATCggtaatttgtattttaaattaaaatcgGTACAGAAAGCTGTAGCTGCGACAGTCTGTCAGAAGTAAATGTGTTAAAATGTGACTTCAGTCACTGACAGATTTAGGTATGGGCGACATGGGTGGCTGCCCAGGGTGTCCGCAAAAACAAAAACGGAATGGTGACATTTGCGTGACTGGTTTTTATCATTAATTTTCACATCATGTCAATGGTATCATGTCACCGTGAGGGTCAACTTACCGTGTCGGAGTGGGCGCCCTGATTATAGTTTGAGACCTAAGCAGGCTACCACTGAGaaggaggggttggggggggggggcttgaccTCAGGTCGCACCACTGGAAGCCCGAGGTAGGGTGAGCGGGAGAATCTATCACAAAGCTCACCGCTGCCTTTCTCCAGTATTAATGCAATTAGTAAAAACACACCATTTttgcttgggggggtgggggtggctttAGGGTGGGGGGAATCATCACCCAGGGCTGCATACAAGCTAGAACCACCACTGACTTCAGTGATGGTTACCGTGACACAATACCAGAATACTTAAAAATGCTCTCagttaatacattttataaagtgtcggtctaacagaaTCATTTAAAACATTCGTCTTATGGCAGGGTTTTATTTAGAACTATGGTGTACTCCTTCCTgtgcaaagaaaaacatattcACAAGCACACTGCATTTTTCAGGAGATACTGATCAGAATTATCGTGTTTGATGTGAGGCCATCACCAGCCGCGATTAGATCTTtgcaaatattattttcttaACTACACAGTCAGGGAGTCTTTTTTAGGGTTTCTTATAAATATGGATTTTAATAAGCATCCCGTTTAATCCATATGACTTTGCATTGCAAAGTTTTTACGCGTGGTTCAATTCACAATTTTCCAGGCTATATGAACGTGGATTTTTAAGAGCCGAATAAAATGgtacttttttaaaatatacaaacaGCTTGCCTTTTCAGTGGGCTTATTGTTTTCTGTTCATAGATGAGCCATTGCAACACTTCCACCACGCGGCGCACCGTGAGGTGATGGAAGGATAAGACTCGTAATGTTCATGATCCTACGCCAGTGCAGTTTTTACGGTAACTCCGGAAATTCTCCGCAAACGGCGCCACATTGTACACATGCATTAAAAGGTAGGATGttaactgtttaaaaaaaaaaaaaaagctttgtgCACGTTTCTTTTCAAATTAACCTAAGCAAAATATCCTAGGAAATcagataataaatattaattatttgcACATTATGCTAGGTAGTGtaatagataaaaaaaaataatcttgcATCCGTAGATTATATGCAAGAATAACACTGGCAACGCGGTTTAGGAAAAACTAACCTCGCTTAAAATATGGGAAGGTGGCATGTGCGTTTGGGATGATTCACACAGGCTTATATCGTTAACATGTACGGGGAGCTTCACTATATTTGAcatctaaataaacatttaatgttAATGTTCAGGTCTGAGGAGTGCATAGACGAGGGTTAAATCAACACGATCGTTTCCATGAAATATGCAACATGAAAGAAACAGAATACGCCATAACATTGTCGTTTGAGGTCACCAGATATACTCTCATTGGAAATGACATGTATTGGATGGTTTGACGTAATTCAAAGAATTTTATTTAGCACACAGTGCACGCGGTGAACGCTGTCCTAGCTTTAAACAGTAAAACCTGAATCCAGTATTATTAGAATTATTTTTCTTACATTCGTCGCAGTGGGGGATAGCCAACATAACGTCAGAAAATACTAAAGGGAAATGATTTTGCTGATTTGTTCTGCTTTTACATTCGATTTGAATCACTACAAAAATACACAGAAataatatgaataaaatatatttaccaGAAAATAATGCTTCTTTTATTGTGTTTAATGGTTTattcaaatatatttattatgaaTTATGTTATTCACTACActctgaggggaaaaaaagggaaaagatgtgaacctttgcttgtcactggggcagtacccttgtaattgtaacTTTTAAGGAGCAGAAATTGACTCAGAAACATTCTAAAAGTACAAACAACATGTACCATCAAGAGTACAGAAAtcttcctcagagtccatttctgtaccttaaaaggtacaattacataCAGCTAAGGGGACAATTGGCAGACGGTTGAGggcacagccccagtgacaagcttGTAGGTTTGTAGTTTGTATCCTTTTGTCTGAGAGTGTATCTTGGGGAGAACGAAACATTTACATTGGGTTTATAGGCTAAGTTCTGTGACACAAATGCATTCCAAATTTTCCATAGAATTAGGTGACAGTATTTCCTATTTAATGCCATGTAAGGTTGCTGAGACGGGCTGTTGACGTAAAGTAGACCAACAGACAACGAGGAAACACTTTGTAcgccaaaacaaaacaacatttaTTCTCAAAGTAAAAAATATCACACTCTGAAGGCCACTTTGTTGGGTAAATTAACAACCTGGAACATTGTTCACATATTTACACTAAGTGATATACCATCTCTTCTAGCTCAGTAAGCCATTGCCTAGTTCTGTCACACAGAATTAGTGTTATGACACATGCCCACAAATAGCGACGGATAAGAATGTAATCATTTTCGTGGTACACAAAATGGCAGCCTTATCGTATCcttaacatttattttcaaCTGAGGCATGGGTGTACTCTACTGACCAGCTTTTTTTACATACACTTGGTAAGAAGATATTTCATCCACGATAATGGAAGGTCCATCACCTGGGATCGCACCCAGGACTTTCAGACCCAACGATTCAATGACCGGGTGTTTGCTACAGGTACTCGTGAGGCACCTTGTCAATCTGAGGTAGAAGTGTTGCATCCGAATCTTAAGTAGCGGTGTATTGATGAAGTAACAGTCATGGCACTCCGCAGTTTCGGCATGAATTAAAAAAACTTCCATACATCacatttatatgaatattttggACGCATCAGAGAAGTGCTCCAATGTTCTATTCATTCCTACTACATGCTCACGATTCCCTTTTCCTGGTCACAGATAATGAGGCTCATCCTCCTATATTTAAGAGGTTCCCATCTGCATGCAGTGATGCAGCTAGCAGTCATGCAGCCAGGCTGGGAAATTGGCTCGTGCAGTCCTCTCATCCTTATCAAGATGGTCTTGAGCACAATGAGAgtgtatatgaaaaaaaaattattaaaggGATCCAGATGTGCACTTTGAAGACAGGATCAGCTTCAGTGTCTGTCATTTTCACCAGCGCCTTCGTGCATAGTGATCTCGTTCCTGTCCTTCTTCATCCGGCGTGTCCCACAGACTGGAAGTGTTTTGGTCGGCACGGAGACTCCCACCTTCCCCGTGTGCTAGCAGCTGCCGCTCTTCGAGCCTCCGGCACCTTTGCTCATTATGATGCTCTCCGTGGATTTCAGCAGTCTTTCCAAGCACGGCGCGTTGATCTTGCCCTGGGGCGGCCGGCCGCCTGCCGACTCCGTCCTGGCGTCGCTGCTGGAGGAGACGGCGTTGTCTTGCGTGGCGTCATCGTCCCGCCGTGGCGGCCGCTGGTGGAGCCCCATGAGGCCCGGCTCTAGGCCCGGCGAGCAAATGGGAGACACGTGGAGCCATTTCAAGCTGGTGGCAGAGTAGGGGCTTGCCATGGTATTTGGGACGCTCAGGGACTGACAGGCGGAGTGAGCCTCTGCGGTGCCGACGGCAGTGTTGGTCGAGACAAGCTGTACGAGATCAAAACAGAGTTTAATGTTCTTCCTCATTGTTTTAAACTGGGATTCTTCTTAAGAAGTTACAGAATTAGACCAAACATCAGCATGCTGCAAGCTGATTGGCTCAGTGAGTAGCACTGGACCCTCAAACTGCCAGAGTTTGGTTTGGACCCTACCCTCTGCTATGTGGGGAGTAATCACCCTGGTTCACTCTGTGTggagtacagtaaaatcccgttatagtggactcgcctttaacggaatatcgtctatcacagacgaggtccgctggtcccggccgtgcgcctttaagaacatgcagaaaaagcatcggatataacggactcgcatataacggaatttcgcttatagcggacaaacaatttggtccccagggccgcttttagctgtagttttgttcggctataacggacatgcaggctccgcctacaaggtgCATGGCGTTCCGGtaatatccagcgcagatacgtagtcgggattattaatagtcatgcatctggattttactgtaatcgCCCTGTGTCACTCCGTGTGGAGTGATCTCTGTTACTCTGTGTTCCTCCCACCGCCGAAAgccatgcagttaggtgaattgCACATAATGTGTTTGTACAGgctctgcaatggactgacatcaCACTCTGTATATTCCCCAAATCCCTGTGACTTTGTCCTGGATAAACaggatggaagatggatggatgaatttaaATCATTACTGTATCATTGTCTGGTTATATGGCATGACATAGCAGATACCAGTCTGTCTCAGGCTGCACGCAgtaatgggcaatttagaggcaTGTATCTGCATTTTACATGAAGGAAACCCACGTAACgaagggagaacatgcaaactcatcacacacacagaacaggggcaatttaacaaaacagaattaaatatgTTAGACTTTTTTCTTCAGAGGctgctccaaaaaaaaaaagtcactcaTCTCAAACCTTCAATGAACTTGGTTACTTCTATGAACACAATCTGAAAATaacttgtattttaattttagagATTATTCAGAGGTTCCTGTTTGCTCCCCCTTTCCATGTCCTGTTATTTAAGTGCAGCATGACAGCCCAGAAACAGGTACCTTCTGCTTCTTCCGAAGACAGGTATGCTCAGGTTGGTCAAAGACTTCACTTCTAGGTTTTATGTTGGGGAACCAGGTCTTAAGTAACTCCTCCACTTTCAGTAGGATGTTGATGTAACGTTCACTGAGGAAAAAGGAAtatttcaaacatttttttaccAACAAAACCAAGACTGGAAATCAGAACCTCCCATCTTTCCAAAATAAATACAAGTGAAGGTTCTTGTCTTTTTATCCCTGCATTAACTTGCAGTACCATAAGTGACCTCAACTACAGCACACTGTTTCTGACTATTTTGACGGTCTTGTGTCAATAAGAACAACTGAGAGAATGAATGCAGACTATCAGAGGTTAGTACATGTTTACGAAGACCCTCCACTCTTTGCAACATCTGCACTAAATATCTCAGTGTGTCTGAGCCTTGGTTTGGTTCCCTGTCAACTACAGTAGTGTGTTGCGATGCATCATCCGACATGGGGAGTGAGGAAGGAGCCATCACATTCAAACCAAAACCAACGGCTACATATCCAAACACTAATCTGTAAAATGGCTCACGGAGCTTGCAGAGTGAGGTGGTGGATGAAGGAGAACACAATATTTACCCCATTGCTGGGTTCTGTAGAATCCCCATTATCCTCTGGAGCCTGTCTATAGCAGTGCTCTCCTGGAAACTGCTGAGACCTACAAAGGAGGATTGAATTTAATGACGGCAATTTTGCACTCCCATCGATTCCACTCTATGTGGTCAAGACAATTAGCCAGATGGGTTCCCAGAAGCACTACAATAGTCAAATGTCATCCAGTCGTCATGCAGTGTTTTGATGCGAGTCCAGTCCCAGACTGAACTCTCTCCTAGAATTTCCTTTCATTTACTTGGTCTGGTCACTGGTATGGAAAGCTATTCTAGACAATAGGTTGGGTACAATATGTATGGTACCGGGAACACTGCTTCTTACAACTCAACAATatgaataaacatttaaatagcTTACATCAATCAGACAATGTTCAGGGACTTGAATGAATTTCTGAAAGTTTTTCTTGAATACACTAACGGGACACTCATCTATTTTCTgtgcaacaatgacaattaagaTAATGTGAACACTGCTAGTTATTTTACGGCGTCGCATCAAACACCATGTAGCTGATGGCACCTTGTTGACCCTTCACTCACGTTATCTGGGATGTTGTTTTGTTAGACGCTGCTTTCAGCGCACAAAGGAGGCCCTGAGATCATTGACGTCTGCGTGGTGGAATATTAAAGGGGGGGCGAGAGGCGGGGGAAGCAAGAGTGGGAGCTGGATCGCAGCTTAACTAGCCAGGAGAAATGGATGAATCACTCACGTTCCCTGTATCTTCCACATCGCAGAGAATTCAGGATCGAAGACAGCGGACGAATAAAGCACTGCAGGTCTCTGCACTGTAAAACCAGGAGTCTGTTTCAATGACTTCATCATGATTTCACAATGCCATTTTGATCTCTGTATAACTCTTTTAATCACACTGGTAGAATGAATGCTTAATGAGGACAGAAATATCAAGTACTCTCCTTTTCATCCTCCAGGCTACAGTCCTTATACATATTCATCTTCTGCTGTAGGTGGGGGACTGGATGCATGTTAAACTCAAGGGGATAGAGGGATGAGAAGAGGGGggctttgaggagattctgTTTCTGCTAGACCTAGATGCTGTTCCCACAGGGTGTGAGTCCTGTTCAATAGTGAGACGTACCTTGTCTGCAAACAGCTCATCTCTTTCTGTCCCGTTAGGGGGTTGGCGGCCCCCCGGCTCCAGCGTGTCACCGGTCCGGGGCCTCTTACGCGCTAGCTGAGGCTGGATACCCGACGGCTTTTCTGGACACTTTGGGGAAAGGGAGTGGTGCTTTCCCTGGTGTGGCAGGGGCAGTGAGTCACATGCTTGGAAGGAGTCAGCATGGCTGGAGGGTGAGTCACAGCGAGGGCTCCCTTCCGCGTCGCAGTTGCCTTCGGACGCGTGCCGCAGGTTGAAGCTGTGAGCCCCACAGCTGCCCCCTGACTCTGGAAGGGGAAGCAAAGCTCTGCCAGCACCTTCATCCTCATCCTCGTCACTGGCCAGCCAGTCAATGGAACAGTCAGAATCTGAAGTGGACATCTTTCGCTTCAGCTTCTAACTTGTGGTGACCATCACTGA
The Paramormyrops kingsleyae isolate MSU_618 chromosome 13, PKINGS_0.4, whole genome shotgun sequence DNA segment above includes these coding regions:
- the ciartb gene encoding uncharacterized protein ciartb, with the translated sequence MSTSDSDCSIDWLASDEDEDEGAGRALLPLPESGGSCGAHSFNLRHASEGNCDAEGSPRCDSPSSHADSFQACDSLPLPHQGKHHSLSPKCPEKPSGIQPQLARKRPRTGDTLEPGGRQPPNGTERDELFADKCRDLQCFIRPLSSILNSLRCGRYRERLSSFQESTAIDRLQRIMGILQNPAMGERYINILLKVEELLKTWFPNIKPRSEVFDQPEHTCLRKKQKLVSTNTAVGTAEAHSACQSLSVPNTMASPYSATSLKWLHVSPICSPGLEPGLMGLHQRPPRRDDDATQDNAVSSSSDARTESAGGRPPQGKINAPCLERLLKSTESIIMSKGAGGSKSGSC